A window of the Pseudomonas furukawaii genome harbors these coding sequences:
- a CDS encoding HDOD domain-containing protein: MSKLADKVQQELIQAIDNDELVLPTLPEVALRVRETAEDPNASIPALAKVIGNDAALTARIIKVVNSPLLRTNKEITDLQMAVSRLGINYTCNLATGLAMEQMFQATSDVVDRKMREVWNKSTEIAGICHVLCRHYTRLMPDQATLAGLVHQIGVLPILTYAEDHNELLADSISLNHVIERIHPMIGDRILRAWEFPDPIAAVPSQFLDFSRNSAKVDYVDIVQVATLQSYLGSEHPFTQLDWSQVPAFAKLGLDPNVDMQADEDLSAAMEAAMGMLQ, encoded by the coding sequence ATGAGCAAGCTTGCCGACAAAGTCCAACAGGAACTGATCCAGGCCATCGACAACGATGAGCTGGTGCTGCCCACCCTGCCGGAAGTGGCCCTGCGCGTGCGCGAGACCGCCGAGGACCCCAATGCCAGCATCCCGGCCCTGGCCAAGGTGATCGGCAATGACGCGGCGCTCACCGCCCGCATCATCAAGGTGGTGAACAGCCCGTTGCTGCGCACCAACAAGGAGATCACCGACCTGCAGATGGCCGTGAGCCGCCTGGGCATCAACTACACCTGCAACCTGGCCACGGGCCTGGCCATGGAGCAGATGTTCCAGGCCACCTCCGACGTGGTGGACCGCAAGATGCGCGAGGTGTGGAACAAGAGCACCGAAATCGCCGGCATCTGCCATGTCCTCTGCCGCCACTACACCCGCCTGATGCCCGACCAGGCCACCCTCGCCGGCCTGGTGCACCAGATCGGCGTGCTGCCGATCCTCACCTATGCCGAAGACCACAACGAGCTGCTGGCGGACTCCATCAGCCTCAACCACGTGATCGAACGCATTCACCCCATGATCGGCGACCGCATCCTGCGGGCCTGGGAATTCCCCGACCCCATCGCCGCCGTGCCGTCCCAGTTCCTGGACTTCAGCCGCAACTCGGCGAAGGTGGATTACGTCGACATCGTCCAGGTGGCGACCCTGCAGAGCTACCTGGGCAGCGAGCATCCCTTCACCCAGCTGGACTGGAGCCAGGTGCCCGCCTTCGCCAAGCTCGGCCTGGACCCCAATGTCGACATGCAGGCCGACGAAGACCTCTCCGCCGCCATGGAAGCGGCCATGGGCATGCTCCAGTAA
- the ygfZ gene encoding CAF17-like 4Fe-4S cluster assembly/insertion protein YgfZ, with amino-acid sequence MADSAFFCTLSHEGLLAVRGVDAAKFLQGQLTCNLNYLNQATCSLGARCTPKGRMISSFRILTEGDGFLLALSADLLDAQLADLKKYAVFSKSSLSDESANWVRFGLSQGDGALLALGLDLPRSADAVAREGALIALRLADGRAELWAPAAEAATLEARLAAQLPKVALDAWLLAQVRAGIGQVFGPTRELFIPQMINLQALGGVSFKKGCYTGQEIVARMQYLGKLKRRLYRLALADGELPGPGVELFSPVHQSSVGEVVLAAPTGPGGELLAVLQEDAVNDGRLYLGAADGPALSLLSLPYTLDADREIQR; translated from the coding sequence ATGGCCGACTCCGCATTCTTCTGTACGCTCTCCCACGAAGGCCTGCTCGCCGTCCGCGGTGTGGACGCCGCGAAATTCCTCCAGGGCCAGCTGACCTGCAACCTCAACTACCTCAACCAGGCCACCTGCAGCCTGGGTGCCCGCTGCACCCCCAAGGGCCGGATGATCTCCAGCTTCCGGATCCTGACCGAGGGTGACGGGTTCCTGCTGGCCCTGTCCGCCGACCTGCTGGACGCCCAGTTGGCCGACCTGAAGAAGTACGCCGTCTTCTCCAAGTCCAGCCTCTCCGACGAAAGCGCCAACTGGGTGCGATTCGGCCTCAGCCAGGGCGATGGCGCCCTGCTCGCCCTTGGCCTCGACCTGCCCCGCAGCGCCGACGCCGTGGCGCGCGAGGGAGCGCTGATCGCGCTGCGCCTGGCCGATGGCCGTGCCGAACTCTGGGCCCCCGCCGCCGAGGCCGCCACCCTCGAGGCCCGCCTTGCCGCTCAGTTGCCCAAAGTGGCGCTGGACGCCTGGCTGCTGGCCCAGGTGCGCGCCGGCATCGGCCAGGTGTTCGGTCCCACCCGCGAGCTGTTCATCCCGCAGATGATCAACCTCCAGGCCCTGGGAGGCGTCAGCTTCAAGAAGGGCTGCTACACCGGCCAGGAAATCGTCGCCCGCATGCAGTACCTGGGCAAGCTCAAGCGCCGCCTCTACCGCCTGGCACTGGCCGACGGCGAACTGCCCGGGCCCGGCGTCGAACTCTTCTCCCCGGTCCACCAGAGCTCCGTGGGCGAAGTGGTACTGGCCGCCCCGACCGGCCCGGGTGGCGAACTCCTGGCGGTACTCCAGGAAGATGCCGTGAACGATGGCCGCCTCTACCTGGGGGCCGCCGACGGCCCCGCCCTGAGCCTGCTCAGCCTCCCCTACACCCTGGACGCGGATCGCGAGATCCAGCGCTGA
- a CDS encoding FAD assembly factor SdhE, giving the protein MADAIELNRLFWHSRRGMLELDVLLVPFVQEVYPDLDPEDQARYRKLLECEDQDMFGWFMQRGEPEDADLRRMVRMILDRVQPK; this is encoded by the coding sequence ATGGCCGACGCAATTGAACTGAACCGACTCTTCTGGCACAGCCGTCGCGGCATGCTGGAGCTGGATGTGCTCCTGGTGCCCTTCGTCCAGGAGGTCTACCCCGACCTGGATCCGGAAGACCAGGCCCGCTACCGCAAGTTGCTGGAGTGCGAGGACCAGGACATGTTCGGCTGGTTCATGCAGCGCGGCGAGCCGGAAGATGCGGACCTGCGCCGCATGGTTCGCATGATCCTGGACCGTGTCCAGCCGAAGTGA
- a CDS encoding protein YgfX: protein MSSRSDAFECHWRPSRRLLAVYLTLSFLAVLAILSADLPLWARCFAWLACALHALWHLPRQILLTAPQAITGLRLDGDGWQLWSEASGWRPVQLRPDSLALPWLVILRYRLSGPGWARGLCIPADSLDREQHRRLRVRLAFSRRRWAEPG from the coding sequence GTGTCCAGCCGAAGTGACGCCTTCGAATGCCACTGGCGCCCGTCGCGGCGCCTGCTGGCGGTCTATCTGACCCTGTCTTTCCTGGCCGTCCTGGCCATTCTTTCCGCCGACCTCCCCCTCTGGGCACGCTGCTTCGCCTGGCTCGCCTGTGCGCTCCATGCCCTCTGGCACCTGCCCCGACAGATTCTGCTGACCGCTCCCCAGGCCATTACGGGGCTGCGGCTGGATGGCGACGGTTGGCAACTCTGGAGCGAGGCGAGCGGCTGGCGGCCGGTGCAGTTGCGCCCGGACAGCCTGGCGTTGCCATGGCTGGTGATCCTGCGCTACCGCCTGTCGGGACCTGGGTGGGCGAGGGGACTGTGCATTCCGGCGGACTCCCTGGATCGCGAGCAGCACCGCCGGTTGCGGGTGAGGTTGGCCTTCAGTCGCCGAAGGTGGGCGGAACCAGGATAG
- the nadB gene encoding L-aspartate oxidase, with protein sequence MSQHFQHDVLVIGSGAAGLTLALTLPSHLNIAVLSKADLSNGSTFWAQGGVAAVLDDTDTVDSHVEDTLVAGAGLCREDAVRFTVEHSRAAIQWLIDQGVPFTREDENAREDGGFEFHLTREGGHSHRRIIHAADATGAAIFNTLLEQAKKRPNIQLLEQRVAVDLITERKLGRDGQRCLGAYVLNRDNGEVDTCHARFTVLASGGAAKVYLYTSNPDGACGDGIAMAWRAGCRVGNLEFNQFHPTCLYHPLAKSFLITEAVRGEGGLLRLPNGERFMQRFHPRAELAPRDVVARAIDHEMKRLGVDCVYLDISHKPAEFVKSHFPTVYERCLHFGIDITREPIPVVPAAHYTCGGVVVDHHGRTDIPGLYAIGETSFTGLHGANRMASNSLLECFVYGRSAAEDIVDQLDQVEMPIDLPTWDASQVTDSDEDVIIAHNWDELRRFMWDYVGIVRTNKRLQRAQHRVRLLLSEIDEFYSNYKVSRDLIELRNLAQVAELMIRSAMQRHESRGLHYTLDYPDLLPEARDTILVPPTFGD encoded by the coding sequence ATGAGCCAACATTTCCAGCATGACGTACTGGTCATCGGCAGCGGCGCCGCCGGCCTGACCCTGGCCCTGACCCTGCCCTCGCACCTGAACATCGCGGTGTTGAGCAAGGCCGACCTCAGCAACGGTTCCACCTTCTGGGCCCAGGGCGGCGTCGCGGCGGTGCTGGACGACACCGACACGGTCGACTCCCATGTCGAGGACACGCTGGTCGCCGGAGCCGGCCTCTGCCGCGAAGACGCCGTGCGCTTCACGGTAGAACACAGCCGGGCCGCCATCCAATGGCTGATCGACCAGGGCGTGCCCTTCACCCGCGAAGACGAGAACGCCCGAGAGGACGGCGGCTTCGAGTTCCACCTCACCCGCGAGGGCGGCCACAGCCACCGGCGCATCATCCATGCCGCCGATGCCACCGGCGCCGCGATCTTCAATACCCTGCTGGAACAGGCCAAGAAGCGTCCGAACATCCAGTTGCTGGAGCAGCGTGTCGCCGTCGACCTGATCACCGAGCGCAAACTCGGACGGGACGGCCAGCGCTGCCTCGGCGCCTACGTGCTGAACCGCGACAACGGCGAGGTGGACACCTGCCATGCCCGCTTCACCGTGCTTGCATCAGGCGGGGCGGCCAAGGTCTACCTCTATACCAGCAACCCCGACGGCGCCTGCGGCGACGGTATCGCCATGGCCTGGCGCGCCGGTTGTCGAGTGGGAAACCTGGAGTTCAACCAGTTCCACCCCACCTGCCTCTACCACCCCCTGGCCAAGAGTTTCCTGATCACCGAAGCGGTACGCGGCGAGGGCGGCCTGCTCCGCCTGCCCAACGGCGAACGCTTCATGCAGCGCTTCCACCCCCGCGCCGAACTGGCGCCCCGGGACGTGGTGGCCCGCGCGATCGACCATGAGATGAAGCGCCTCGGTGTGGATTGCGTCTACCTGGACATCAGCCACAAGCCGGCCGAGTTCGTGAAGAGCCACTTCCCGACCGTCTACGAACGCTGCCTCCATTTCGGCATCGACATCACCCGGGAGCCCATCCCGGTGGTACCCGCCGCCCACTACACCTGCGGTGGCGTGGTCGTGGACCATCACGGCCGGACCGATATCCCCGGCCTCTACGCCATCGGCGAGACCAGCTTCACCGGTCTCCATGGCGCCAACCGCATGGCCAGCAACTCCTTGCTGGAGTGCTTCGTCTATGGGCGCTCGGCGGCGGAGGACATCGTCGACCAACTGGACCAGGTGGAGATGCCCATCGACCTGCCCACTTGGGACGCCAGCCAGGTGACCGACTCCGACGAGGACGTGATCATCGCCCACAACTGGGACGAACTGCGGCGTTTCATGTGGGACTACGTGGGCATCGTGCGCACCAACAAGCGCCTGCAGCGCGCCCAGCACCGGGTGAGGCTGCTGCTCAGCGAGATCGACGAGTTCTACAGCAACTACAAGGTGAGTCGGGACCTGATCGAACTGCGCAACCTGGCCCAGGTGGCGGAGCTGATGATCCGTTCGGCCATGCAGCGCCACGAAAGCCGAGGCCTGCACTACACCCTGGACTACCCGGACCTGCTGCCCGAGGCCCGGGACACTATCCTGGTTCCGCCCACCTTCGGCGACTGA
- the rpoE gene encoding RNA polymerase sigma factor RpoE: MLTQEQDQQLVERVQQGDKRAFDLLVLKYQHKILGLIVRFVHDAQEAQDVAQEAFIKAYRALGNFRGDSAFYTWLYRIAINTAKNHLVARGRRPPDSDVSAEDAEFYDGDHALKDIESPERALLRDEIEATVHRSIQQLPEDLRTALTLREFDGLSYEDIASVMQCPVGTVRSRIFRAREAIDKALQPLLQGT; encoded by the coding sequence ATGCTAACCCAGGAACAGGATCAGCAGCTGGTCGAACGGGTACAACAGGGCGACAAGCGGGCTTTCGATCTGCTGGTTCTGAAGTACCAGCACAAGATTCTGGGGTTGATCGTGCGTTTCGTGCATGACGCCCAGGAAGCCCAGGATGTAGCCCAGGAAGCCTTCATCAAGGCTTACCGAGCGCTCGGCAACTTTCGCGGTGACAGTGCGTTCTATACGTGGCTGTACCGCATCGCCATCAACACGGCGAAGAACCATCTGGTGGCGCGTGGCAGACGCCCGCCGGACAGTGATGTCAGTGCAGAGGACGCCGAGTTCTACGACGGCGACCACGCGCTCAAGGATATCGAGTCGCCGGAGCGGGCTTTGCTTCGCGACGAGATCGAGGCCACGGTGCACCGGAGCATCCAGCAACTGCCGGAAGACTTGCGTACGGCGCTGACCCTGCGTGAGTTCGATGGCCTGAGTTACGAGGACATTGCCAGCGTCATGCAGTGTCCGGTCGGTACTGTGCGATCCCGCATCTTCAGGGCGCGGGAAGCCATCGATAAAGCCTTGCAACCCCTGTTGCAGGGAACCTGA
- a CDS encoding RseA family anti-sigma factor → MSREALQESLSAVMDNEADELELRRVLAASEDNELRATWSRYQIARAVMHKELLEPRLDIAAAVSAALAEEAVPTKVVRGPWRSLGRLAVAASVTVAVLAGVRLYNQDEVTGTQQLAQQGSQPVMVMPQAQQGAVLAGYSEDAQQAQPPIATQASSGWHEKRLPAYLRQHAQQAAMSGSDSALPYARAASLESR, encoded by the coding sequence ATGAGTCGTGAAGCTTTGCAGGAATCGCTGTCCGCGGTGATGGATAACGAGGCGGACGAACTGGAGCTGCGTCGAGTGCTCGCCGCCAGCGAAGACAATGAACTAAGGGCAACCTGGTCGCGTTACCAGATCGCGCGTGCCGTGATGCACAAGGAGTTGCTGGAGCCGCGCCTGGACATCGCCGCCGCGGTCTCCGCAGCGCTCGCCGAGGAAGCCGTTCCGACCAAGGTGGTACGGGGTCCCTGGCGCAGCCTGGGTCGCCTGGCCGTCGCCGCCTCGGTGACCGTGGCTGTGCTGGCGGGCGTACGTCTGTATAACCAGGATGAGGTCACGGGCACCCAGCAATTGGCGCAGCAGGGCAGCCAGCCCGTCATGGTCATGCCCCAGGCCCAGCAGGGCGCCGTGCTGGCTGGCTACAGTGAAGACGCCCAGCAGGCCCAGCCGCCCATCGCGACACAGGCCTCGTCCGGCTGGCACGAGAAGCGCCTGCCGGCTTATCTGCGGCAACATGCGCAGCAGGCGGCGATGAGTGGGAGCGACAGTGCTCTGCCCTACGCCCGTGCGGCCAGTCTGGAGAGCCGCTGA
- a CDS encoding MucB/RseB C-terminal domain-containing protein, translating to MRALPVIILLGGWLTQTAHAADAQDWLQRLADAEQRQSFQGTFVYERNGSFSTHQVWHQVRPGGEVRERLLQLDGPAQEVLRVNGRTQCVTGALSDQMADGQAWPARALDARQLSEWYDLKVAGESRVAGRSATVLTLTPRDQHRYGFELHLDRDTGLPLKSLLLSDRAHLLERLQFTRVDTASAIDDADLQPSAACKAVRSSEAATDAPARWRSDWLPPGFSLTSAQERRSPASSEAVSSLLYSDGLARFSVFLEPLHGTVVEDARSQLGPTVMVSKRISTAEGDVMVTVVGEIPLGTAERVALSMRAAEATAAQ from the coding sequence ATGCGCGCACTTCCGGTAATCATCTTGCTCGGCGGCTGGCTGACCCAAACAGCCCATGCCGCCGACGCTCAGGACTGGCTGCAGCGCCTCGCTGACGCGGAGCAGCGCCAGAGTTTCCAGGGAACCTTCGTCTACGAGCGAAACGGGAGTTTCTCCACCCATCAGGTCTGGCATCAGGTTCGGCCGGGGGGAGAAGTACGTGAGCGTCTGTTGCAGCTCGATGGTCCGGCCCAGGAAGTGTTGCGGGTCAATGGGCGCACCCAGTGCGTAACCGGGGCCCTGTCCGATCAGATGGCCGACGGCCAGGCGTGGCCAGCGCGCGCGCTGGATGCCCGGCAACTCTCCGAATGGTATGACCTCAAGGTGGCTGGCGAGTCCCGTGTCGCCGGCCGTTCCGCCACTGTGCTCACCCTGACCCCGCGCGATCAGCATCGCTACGGCTTCGAGCTGCATCTTGACCGGGATACCGGCTTGCCGCTCAAGTCACTGCTGCTCAGTGATCGGGCGCATCTGCTCGAACGCCTCCAGTTCACCCGGGTGGATACCGCCTCCGCGATTGACGACGCCGACCTGCAGCCAAGCGCTGCCTGCAAGGCGGTGCGATCCAGCGAGGCCGCGACGGATGCCCCCGCGCGCTGGCGGTCCGACTGGCTGCCGCCGGGGTTCAGCCTGACCAGTGCCCAGGAGCGCCGTAGTCCAGCCTCGTCCGAAGCGGTTTCCAGCCTGCTGTACAGTGACGGCCTGGCGCGTTTTTCGGTGTTCCTGGAGCCCCTGCATGGTACGGTCGTCGAGGATGCCCGAAGCCAGCTGGGGCCAACTGTCATGGTGTCGAAGCGGATCAGTACCGCAGAAGGTGACGTCATGGTGACCGTGGTCGGCGAGATCCCGCTCGGCACGGCGGAACGGGTGGCCCTCTCGATGCGGGCGGCGGAGGCAACTGCAGCCCAATGA
- a CDS encoding DegQ family serine endoprotease, whose amino-acid sequence MLNLKSCMTAVAALLLLGQTLVARAELPDFTPLVEEASPAVVNISTRQKLPQRGASGAQVMPDLEGLPPMLREFFERNMPPAPRGPQGGRQREAQSLGSGFIISQDGYVLTNNHVVADADEIIVRLSDRSELEAKLIGADPRTDVALLKVEGKDLPTVKIGKSDDLKVGSWVLAIGSPFGFDHSVTAGIVSAKGRSLPNENYVPFIQTDVAINPGNSGGPLFNLDGEVVGINSQIFTRSGGFMGLSFAIPIDVAMGVADQLKSEGKVSRGWLGVVIQEVNKDLAESFGLDKPAGALVAQVQEGGPAAKGGLQVGDVILSLNGQPIVVSADLPHLVGNLKPGSKIELGVVRDGSRKTLDMAIGALPEDGEEMAAAGQGVERSSNRLGVSVVELTDEQKKALDIQGGVVIKEVQDGPAAMMGLRPGDVITHLNNQSITSSKVFTQVAKDLPKNRSVSMRVLRQGRASFITFKLAE is encoded by the coding sequence ATGCTTAACCTCAAATCCTGCATGACCGCTGTCGCAGCGTTGCTGCTGCTTGGTCAAACACTCGTGGCCCGTGCCGAACTGCCGGACTTCACGCCCCTGGTCGAAGAGGCCTCCCCGGCGGTCGTCAACATCAGTACCCGGCAGAAACTGCCTCAACGAGGTGCGTCCGGGGCCCAGGTGATGCCAGATCTGGAAGGCCTTCCGCCGATGCTGCGGGAGTTCTTCGAACGCAACATGCCCCCGGCGCCGCGTGGCCCTCAGGGCGGACGCCAGCGTGAAGCCCAGTCCCTGGGCTCCGGCTTCATCATCAGCCAGGATGGCTACGTCCTGACCAACAACCATGTGGTCGCGGACGCCGACGAGATCATCGTCCGCCTGTCCGACCGCAGCGAGCTCGAGGCCAAGCTGATCGGCGCCGACCCGCGTACCGACGTGGCCCTGCTCAAGGTGGAGGGCAAGGACCTGCCCACGGTGAAGATCGGCAAGTCCGACGATCTCAAGGTAGGCAGCTGGGTGCTGGCCATCGGTTCGCCCTTCGGCTTCGATCATTCGGTGACCGCCGGTATCGTCAGCGCCAAGGGCCGCAGCCTGCCGAACGAGAACTACGTGCCGTTCATCCAGACCGACGTGGCCATCAACCCGGGCAACTCCGGTGGCCCGCTGTTCAACCTGGATGGCGAGGTGGTGGGCATCAACTCCCAGATATTCACCCGTTCCGGCGGTTTCATGGGGCTGTCCTTCGCCATTCCGATCGACGTCGCCATGGGCGTGGCCGACCAGCTGAAGTCCGAAGGCAAGGTCAGTCGTGGCTGGCTGGGCGTGGTGATTCAGGAGGTCAACAAGGACCTGGCCGAGTCCTTTGGCCTCGACAAGCCTGCTGGCGCCCTGGTGGCCCAGGTCCAGGAGGGTGGTCCGGCTGCCAAGGGTGGCCTGCAGGTAGGTGATGTCATTCTCAGCCTGAACGGCCAGCCCATCGTGGTCTCCGCCGACCTGCCGCATCTGGTGGGCAATCTCAAGCCGGGCAGCAAGATCGAACTGGGCGTGGTGCGAGACGGCAGCCGCAAGACGCTGGACATGGCCATTGGCGCCCTGCCGGAGGATGGTGAGGAGATGGCCGCCGCCGGCCAGGGTGTCGAGCGCAGCAGCAATCGCCTTGGCGTCAGCGTGGTGGAACTGACCGACGAACAGAAGAAGGCGCTGGATATCCAGGGCGGTGTCGTCATCAAGGAAGTCCAGGACGGTCCGGCCGCCATGATGGGGCTGCGCCCCGGCGACGTGATCACTCACCTGAACAACCAGTCCATCACGTCCTCCAAGGTCTTCACCCAGGTCGCCAAGGACCTGCCGAAGAACCGCTCGGTGTCCATGCGCGTCCTGCGCCAGGGCCGTGCCAGTTTCATCACCTTCAAGCTGGCCGAATGA
- the lepA gene encoding translation elongation factor 4, translating to MSDLSHIRNFSIIAHIDHGKSTLADRFIQMCGGLSDREMEAQVLDSMDLERERGITIKAHSVTLHYKSQDGKTYQLNFIDTPGHVDFTYEVSRSLAACEGALLVVDAGQGVEAQSVANCYTAIEQGLEVMPVLNKMDLPQAEPERVKEEIEHIIGIDATDAVPCSAKSGMGVIDVLEQLVKVIPAPEGEIDAPLQALIIDSWFDNYLGVVSLVRVKHGRVKKGDKILVKSTGKVHQVDSVGVFTPKHTETADLKAGEVGFIIAGIKDIHGAPVGDTLTLSNTPDVDVLPGFQRIKPQVYAGLFPVSSDDFEDFREALQKLTLNDAALQYEPESSEALGFGFRIGFLGMLHMEIIQERLEREYDLDLITTAPTVVFEIVQKNGDTVYVDNPSKLPDLASIAEMREPIVRANILVPQEHLGNVITLCIEKRGVQRDMQFLSSQVQVCYDLPMNEVVLDFFDRLKSVSRGYASLDYSFDRFEPANLVKLDVLINGEKVDALALIVHRDQAHYKGRALTEKMKELIPRQMFDVAIQAAIGGQIVARTTVKALRKNVLAKCYGGDVSRKRKLLEKQKAGKKRMKQVGSVEIPQEAFLAVLKVDS from the coding sequence GTGAGTGACCTGAGTCATATCCGCAATTTCTCCATCATCGCCCACATCGACCACGGCAAGTCGACCCTGGCAGACCGCTTCATCCAGATGTGCGGCGGCCTGTCCGATCGCGAGATGGAGGCCCAGGTGCTCGACTCCATGGACCTGGAGCGCGAGCGCGGCATCACCATCAAGGCCCACAGCGTCACCCTGCATTACAAGTCGCAGGACGGTAAGACCTACCAGTTGAACTTCATCGATACCCCCGGCCACGTCGACTTCACCTATGAAGTCAGCCGCTCGCTGGCCGCCTGTGAAGGTGCGCTGCTGGTGGTGGACGCCGGCCAGGGCGTCGAGGCGCAGTCCGTCGCCAACTGCTACACCGCCATCGAGCAGGGCCTGGAAGTGATGCCGGTCCTGAACAAGATGGACCTGCCCCAGGCCGAGCCGGAGCGGGTGAAGGAAGAGATCGAACACATCATCGGCATCGACGCCACCGACGCGGTGCCCTGCAGCGCCAAGAGCGGCATGGGTGTGATCGACGTGCTGGAACAGCTGGTCAAGGTCATCCCCGCTCCCGAGGGCGAGATCGATGCGCCGCTGCAGGCCCTGATCATCGACTCCTGGTTCGACAACTACCTGGGCGTGGTCTCGCTGGTTCGCGTGAAGCACGGCCGGGTGAAGAAAGGCGACAAGATCCTGGTGAAGTCCACCGGCAAGGTCCACCAGGTGGACAGCGTCGGCGTATTCACCCCGAAGCACACCGAGACCGCCGATCTCAAGGCCGGTGAAGTGGGCTTCATCATCGCCGGCATCAAGGACATCCATGGCGCCCCGGTGGGCGATACCCTGACCCTGTCCAATACTCCGGACGTCGACGTCCTGCCGGGTTTCCAGCGCATCAAGCCGCAGGTCTATGCCGGCCTGTTCCCGGTCAGTTCCGACGACTTCGAGGATTTCCGCGAAGCCCTGCAGAAGCTGACTCTGAACGACGCCGCGCTGCAGTACGAGCCGGAGAGCTCCGAGGCCCTGGGTTTCGGCTTCCGCATCGGCTTCCTCGGCATGTTGCACATGGAGATCATCCAGGAGCGCCTGGAGCGCGAGTACGACCTGGACCTGATCACCACTGCGCCCACCGTGGTCTTCGAGATCGTCCAGAAGAACGGCGACACCGTCTATGTCGACAACCCGTCCAAGCTGCCGGACCTGGCGTCCATCGCCGAGATGCGCGAACCCATCGTCCGCGCCAACATCCTGGTGCCCCAGGAGCACCTCGGCAACGTCATCACCCTGTGCATCGAGAAGCGCGGCGTCCAGCGCGACATGCAGTTCCTCAGTTCCCAGGTCCAGGTCTGCTACGACCTGCCGATGAACGAGGTGGTACTGGACTTCTTCGATCGCCTGAAGTCGGTAAGTCGTGGCTATGCGTCGCTGGACTACAGCTTCGACCGCTTCGAACCGGCTAATCTGGTGAAGCTGGACGTGCTGATCAACGGCGAGAAGGTCGACGCGCTGGCACTCATCGTGCATCGCGACCAGGCCCACTACAAGGGTCGCGCACTGACCGAAAAGATGAAGGAACTGATCCCGCGGCAGATGTTCGACGTGGCGATTCAGGCTGCGATCGGTGGACAGATCGTGG